The Phragmites australis chromosome 1, lpPhrAust1.1, whole genome shotgun sequence genomic interval ATGTTGTGTTCGTTTTTACCCTCGTAAAACTCTCTTCCCTGATAAGATGGTGAAAGGTGGATGTGGAGTCTCATCTTGCTTAAGAGAGATCCATGGGCGTTGCAGTGTTGCTTTCATGGCATTCAGCTGCAGACGATTTGTATGCGTTTATGTAGAAGCTGCAACGATGCGACTTCACTGCAGAATTCATTGAACCACATTCAGGTCCTCTGGATTGTAGGATtggagataaaataaaataaaatcaaatgaTAGGAAGATCTCCACGTTTTGGAGGAATTCTAATACGAGGCACAAGTTAATACATTCAATTCCTTTGAGAGTCAATgcaatctctctctttctcccttaCTAATAAACATCTACATTAAAAACTCTAATGTTGTTCCCGTGAATAATTCATGAACGTGCTCTTCGTTCCACAGGATTTGAAAAGTCAACTTAACCTAATCTTAGGTCCTATCCACACACCTCTTGTGACTTTGTGAGCAATTCATGTGCTCTTTCTATTTCTATGTTCCATAAGGTTAGAAAAATTAACTTAATTCAAATGCACTGCATGCTGAACGGGTCCTCAATTATGGATACCCGTAATGGTGGTACATAGTACTACTTCAAAGACTTACAAGTAGACATGTGTACAAGAGAAAGTTGGCCATCAATTGCCACGGCTCTTGTTCTTTATTACAACCCTAGTTTTATAGAAAAAAACCATGTAGATTAACTAAATTAAACAAACACATGCACCAATTCTCATCTGTTGTGTGGGTCACGGACTATGGCGGAGGCACGAACATCCATAGACGACAGATGGTGTTGACACTTAGGATTTTAGCCGTAGTCGTGGCCTCTCTTTCTCCCTTACTAATGAACATCTACATCCATAGACGGATTGCTACATCCTCGAGATGACTACCGCAACCTTTGTCATCGTTCCCAGAGGACTTCCTCGGGCTCAGATGCGGTGGTGGTTGGAATAGCGGCAATCATTGTTACAGTCATGTCGATGTGCTCCGATGCCTCTGGAGCATTTTGAATGACATCCCCGAGCTTGGAGCCGCATGGTTGCGGAGAAAATACTGATAAGAAtattgaaaaggaaaaagactAAAGCTAAAAATGAGGTATTTAGCTAAAAACGAGGTTTCACGCTCACCTGCTCACCTTCAGGGAAGGAACTTCCGAGTTGGCAAGTCATGCGTCGGACTCGAAAGTAGGGATCGCCAGAACGATGCTTTGTGCCTCTTGCCTTTTCTCTGATGACTCTTCTGTCGGAGGCGCCAATGTCATGGATGGGGCATCCTCTGCTTCCCCTAACACTTCTGCTTGAGGTGCGCTCGACTCTTTTTGGATTTGCATAATCAATGAGGACCACTCAAGTCATTAAAGTCTTTTCACAAGACGAGGATGGACATCAAATGCATAGGACTTGGGATTGAGGATTACCTTAGGCAGAGTATGGCttgctcctctccttccctaCCTGCAGCTCCCCAAACCTCCTGACCTACACCGCAAAGCACGGCAGAAGGAAGTCAGGGACAACAGGGAGATCAGAAAACAAGCTCAAAAGGGGAGGAGATGCAATAGAAGTGAATCACGAGCACGTCACAAGACGCACAAAGTATCTCCCAACCTGGATTCTGATCTGCAAGAGATGGAATATTGGTGTCGAGGAAAAATCGCCACTCTACTGTTTACCCAAACAGTCGAAAGGCACTGACGAACTAATATATCCACCCAGTATCATTTGATTATCTTCTTTTTGCAAAAGAGGAGTTGGATCTATCCCACTGGAAAATACTGTGTTCTTAGTTTTGCTATCACCCTATCTTTCTGTCATTGATTTCACGCCACTCGTTTCCAGAAAACGTTCAATGTGCCATTGTCCACTTCTTCAAGACTAGTTAAATGTCTGTACATTGcaacatgaataaaaaatttCACGAGATAATATAGTTGACTGAGTGAAGTTAACACAAAATAACACCACACAACCAACTAGTAGCAAGTTCTACTCCCATCATGAAGTTACGGGTGTCTTCCACACGATCATGCTATGGTACACCATCTCTCCCCTTGAAAGCAACCAAACCCCTCCACATTAATCTTGCCACAAAAGATTTACCATCGCAATGGACTCCTTACATGGGGTGTTGCTTCGCAATGCCCGTTGCGTGTTTTGACGATCTCTCCTTACTTGCCTCTGCATCGGTGTCATATTTGCATAGCGTGCCCTATCACGTGCACgccttgcttgcttgtgagcaTTTTGTTGATCATGCCTAGATTGTGTTTGCTCTTGTGACATGGTTCCCTGACTCTGCTTTGAAGAAGCATGAATGTCCATAGGGTAACCCTCGCTAGCAAGAGTAGCACAATCACTATCTTTTATGGGTTCAACTGGGACAGATATGCTAACGAGAAGGGGATTGTCCACTGGATCGTCCATGGTGTTTTTCATCGCAATGGTCTCCAGAATTGGGGTATTGCGTCGCAGTGCGCGGCGTGCGTTTTCACGATCTCGCCTTGCTTTCTTCTGCTTAGGTGTCACATTTGCATACTGCGCCCTATCACATGCGTGCCTTGCTTCAATTTTCTCCATTGTTAAAACTTGTCTTGATTCATGACTTGGGTTGTTACGCTGCAATGAGCGACGGACGTTTTCATGGTCTCGTCTTGCTTTTCTTTGTCCGGGTGTCATATTTGCATAACGCGCCCTATCACATGCACGCAATGCTTCAACTTGCTCATTTGTTTGCCTACAAGCACTTTGTCTCGACTCTTCTGACATATTAGTAGAATGTGTCGTCTCATGAGCATGTTTTCGTCCTAAAAAGGAATCACATGATATTAATGTTAATGCAAGAACCCATGCAACATGAACAAATGTGTGTAAGTTGTATACTAACCATTAGATTCTTCACCTTGTAACAATGTACTTGATTGCAATATACTTCGAGAAGGATATACGGACGAAAGACAATTTTGGTTGGCTTCATCTTCATGGCCTGAGGACATGACACATAAATCTGATGGTTCAATTACAAATAACCCAGTAGAGGTAGGCAAGGAAATAATGTTGCTATATCTCTTTGGTGCATTATATCCATACGAGGACATGACAAAATCCGAATCATAAAACGAACCGACACTACGATTAATCTATAGGATGCAATGTTAGCTGCTATTCAAAGAATAGATATGTAGGTATCTCAATTTACATGCTTTAACATGAAGATTTATCAAGATGGAACAATAGACAGGGAAATATGATCAAGTGTGAGGCAACAAATGGGTGCATTCACAACCGATTTAATTTGGGTAACAATAGACATGGAAATGATTCAGATTCATCCTGAAATCGTTTCTTTTGTGAATCAGATTCAGTTGTGAACTCgtttagctagctagctagattcTCATTCCTGAACAAGAGGATGGTGGTTGAATTGACTACTGTATCCCTGTTTGTATGTGCCGAGTTATTTGCATAAGAACGTGATATATAATTGTTCAAATGGTAAATCATTGATTAACAAAAGATTAGCACATGCTATCCGGAGACCCAAGCGGAGCTACGGCTGGATTTGCGACCGGACAGGACGGTGAACGGCTCCCAAATAATGCCTTCAGTACCTAGCAAATCCTTCACAGCTTCATAGACTTATGAGTAGATGATGTAAGGTAATTAAATAATGGAAATACATAAAGGAAGATTTGAAGGGTATGTGATGATTCTGTCCTGAAAGCATAATGAACTACGGTAGTTGAACAAATTTTAGAGCTGTCGAGGGTGTCTTTTTTTAAGTTTGGTCCTGCTACATCACAAGAGACAGAACTTACCACTATGTGCTATGTAAACAACCAAAGAAAACATACACTATTTTGATTACTACAATATTATTAATGAAATATCCCTACAATTCTTAAATTTTAATTGAAGATTGTGAAGCAGGGGCTCTAATTTATCTTCACATATAGAAAGCACAATCTGATAACCCAaggaattgaaattaaataacaCAATCTCTGAAATGAACATTTTTTCATCCTAATATTAAATATTGTTATAGATCAACAGATAGATGTCATGGTCAAGCTCACTCCATTCAGTACATGACATTTCAATTGTATAGACTGATGTACATGCTTTCAATTAATCAAGCAAAAACATGTCAAACATCGAAACTGTATCTCAAATTTGCAGGAACAGAAGAGCATACCGAGAACCATGGATTGGGTTTTATATAAGTTTTCGTCAGTAGGAGATCTTGCAAAACTCTAGTTTACAGTCTGAAAACACACTGTTAATATATATTGCACACACATATAAAGGTAACAATCTAAATGGAACTTTTCACATCTACATATACTCCATACTGAGCTGTTTGGTCAAAACATAAGGAACAAATGGCAAACTCGACCCAAACATACTCAATTACAAAAGGGTTCTATTTGGGAATAGCTATCTGCATACCTTTATTAAGATTACCGGAGTTCTTGTAAAGCAGTAGCACAAGCCAGCCAATTATCTTGCTAGCATATGTTCTACAAACAAAATGAGCATAGTAATGAATACAAACATGACGAAAGAATAGATGGTACAATTTCATTTAGATGAATGATTCAGGTGCACATGTGACTGAAAAATCAAGGGTTTTTGTTGGGGTAGCAGACATGTACTTGTGCTTCCCAGTAATTTAACCTTTTGAAAAGTATCATCATTCATCCAGTTCTACAGGAAACCAAAAATTATATCATTCGTTTATTCTACACGACTTTGATTTCAGAGAAGCAAGCTAACACAATCTAGATGAAAGCTTCATGTGTGCACTTTAAATGAGAACTCAAGGTTGTTGGAGTAGCAGACATGTACCATGAGCTGAAGCTCAAATGAAAAGGAAGATTCTTTGCATAGGATCTAAGAACAGGAAACCACAAATGAACTGATTCGATATGATACATATTGAAAAATTCATAATACATGTGCATGACCAAGCATCCTAGCTTTGTAATTAGTTCTACTGATTGGCATTCTCATTGATCGAAAATTAGAATGGTCCCAATTAGAATGATTCAGAAAACCAAAACTATTTTTGTTGATGACATATATTATAGCTTTTATACTTGCAGTAAAAGAATAAACCAGCCAGTTAGATGCAAACTTGTAGAAGAGCTCAGCGTTAAGGTTCATCACACATAAATTTTGTCAGTTGGAAGCACAGGCTAACAGACAAAAACAGAGGCTAAACAATGTATGCTTTGTAATCTGAAGTAGAGGGATTGTAGCAAAATTGCAAGAACATCAGTTCAGCAAGGTAGAAGAAGAGCAGAGAGGGTGTCGCCTACCGTTTAGCGGAAGGAGCAAGAGCATTATTCGTAGCTTCAGATCCTACTCTTGATCATGGGACTCTGATGAAATAAAAGTTACAAAGCAATGATAAAGAGGCTCATGATATTAATTTTAGGAAGGTACACACATGTCACCTTCAATAATCCCAGTACGGCATTTTGACAAACAGTGAGTGAGCATGGCCATTCATGGAAGTCAGCACTAACATTACGACAAagaaccgggggggggggggggaaatatTATGCTAGGCACAAGTAATTAACTATTGCTCCAAGCACAAAGTAGCAGTGAGCACTATCTAAGCAATTAAGCCTCGAGGCACAACACACAAAGCAGCAGTACAGTATAGAATCACTCCAATTAGCATGTAAAAAACAGAGCAGGAGGAGTGGGGGTGCGGGGCTGCTCATGGCTGTACCTGCTCGCTACTCGCTGCTGCTGGAGGGAGGAAGAGGTGGCCGCTGCTGCTCAAGGGAGGACCCAAGGAGGTGGCGACCACTGTTGCTGTGGATGGAGGCAGGCGGCGACTCCTTTTGGACGGGTTGCAGCAGTTCCGGACTGCTGCGGTAAGAAGGGGGAGGGCTGCGTCGGCTGCAGACACTGGAGATCGTGGAAGTCAGGGGTCGCGGAGCAGGAAGCAGGACCAGATGGTGGCAGagtcggcggtggcggcggcgcggaaggcCTGGGAGACTGCGACGGTGTGGCAGGCTTCTAGCGGCGTGGTGAGGGCGAGTGCTGCCGAGATGAACTTCTCCGAGGTCCAGCGGCGTGGTGAGGGTGAGCGGCAGTCGATCTGACGGGGCGACAGTTGTGGACGACACTGCGGTGGGGAGGCAGAGGCGTCCAACAGCGTGGTGAGGGTGAGCGGCGCCGAGATGAGCACACTGGTGGGCAAAAGCGAGCGAGGGTTGCTGAGAGGGGAGCGGCGTAAGGAGAAGCAGGCCGGAATGAGAACTCGAACCCCGCGACGGCAGTGGCCAGCAGTTGGAGGAGGAGAGTAAGGGATCAGGAGGCGAGGCGGAGGATTGGTGAAGCCGTGGAGGCGGTTTCGGGAAGATGGGTGCCATGCAATTGTAGTGCGTGAGCAACGCTGACGTTGGCAACTCGTCGAGTCACCTGACGCATTGGGCCTACGTGTCAACGCAAATAGATGAGGAGCGAGACGGACGAACAAGCGCACTGCAGACGAACGGGGCAGGTGAACGATCTGTTAGAATTAGATTGCAGTTAGTGTGATCAATTAGCAAAGGGACATCATCATTTCATTGTATCTATTGGGGAGAGATGTCCCTCCAATATCACTCCtttatcatgtatatatatatgtaaacatCTCATTGAATCAATAACAACAGTTTCATTCTTGAGTTCGATCTCTCTACTCTCAATACGTTATCAGCCACGTTTCGGTCTCCACTCGGCAATTAGGCCACAATACAACGGAGAGCACACACGAGACTACAACAACGCTAATCGGATCTCCACTAAGCAATCAACAAAAGCACagaggcacgaaggcctctCCCAGAAGCAGTCGCTCTCCAATCCGCCCTGCAGAACAGGCCACAACAGGAGATCAACACGACGACTTCTCGACCTGCAGGTACACGATCACGCCATCAACTCGGAACCGTCGTCTTCTCTTCTCTGCAGCAACAATGGTTGGTGTGGATCCTGTCCGTTGGTGCCCGTTTGCACTCCAGCGCCATCCACTGAACGGCGGCTCGGCCGGCGAGCCGAGCGCCCTCTTCTGCAAGCCGATGCGGCCGGCGACCTGAACGCCAGCCTCTGCACGGCGGTTCGGCCGGCTGCCCAGCTGCACAGCCGGCGAGCTGCCCTTCTCGGCACGACGGCGCGCCATCCTTCACGGCACGACGGCGCGCCATCCTCGGCACGGCGGCTCGGACGCCGACGCCGCCTCGGCCACCCTCCCTCCACGGCGGCACTTATGCCAAACTcattgctcaaattatcaaaacTAGAGCAAATAATCCTGGAcgcaggatcaaatccattcacatgGATAATGCCGTTCCTTAACGTGCATTCAAATATTGTTTGATTTTGAGCACTACTGCATTAAGTACTATATGTGCACATTCAAAATGGTCTAgctgaatctctcatcaagagaatcagaTCATTTGCCTGACCGACCAAAGAATTGTAATTGGCCAACATCTTGTTGGTGACATGCGGCTTTACACACCGTATCATTATACCAAATTCATCCAACTGCAATAATACGGCTCCCTCTGTTGCAGTTAATATGTGAAAAATTGGCCTCATccaagtatttcccatctgcGAATCGGTTACATTCTGCACGTACTGATATTACCACCGTACAGCATACATCAAAGGGTATTGGGGATctatatgaggtataattatctgtcaatcatataatacctcaAGTCCCTCACAGAGGACATATCATTGCCTGTATGCTCATAAAATTTTGAGGATAATTCCAGGTATTAgggggagattaataccacaaagaatgctaGGAATCATAAGAGAATGTCACACACGTTCACATTCAATCCTCATATCCACGTATCTGAGATCTGAATCATTATTTAGACCATcttgtatttgcaacatattacaAATCATCTGCCAGATGCGTTTACTCATCATAAATGTGTCATCAAATCCTACATTCCTGCTAAGAATGTACTGGAAAGAGTGGAGATACtaaacaaaaccactcaactcccaaatcaaaataagagggggagaagtacggtcacaaaggataaagcttcttgcaagctaccgcgGAAACAGAGGAATCCCTCCTCTAcgacagtaaatgcaaatcaacaacataaagttgatagacaccttatggatattcaTTATCTAAACGCCTATGGATGTTCAGTATCCAAATACCTAGCACAAATATGTACACAAATTCAGGTGTTGGGTCATGGGAACACCCCAACTCTattgttttgggaaatacacAGAGTTAAATAGGATAATATTTCCACAAAATATATTGATTCCATCGAATCAATCAATACCAAAGACTACAAATTGTCGACAAATAATTTCTCCTCGAAAGTTGCAaaagatcttcaattggatccaGTCCAAAGTCCATGGCCATAGCAGGGTGCCTCAAGCACTTGAATTGGACCAAatagaaggaagcaattgaggtagaattgcactcgctcacaaaagagaggtattcacaaaagtaatacctacacctATAATGTCTTCCCTACGGAAGTAAAATGGATTTTTATtccataaggtggtgaaatagcgaGGCTTGTAGGAAAAAGGATTCACGTAGAGACGCGACATCAATTATGATGCTACATATCCCAAGATATGTGTGAaaattatgttctcatattcaatttcattggcagatcaaatgaattggatagattcgaacatataagtccctaatggacttcgtattctgaatctaaatacaaatcgcaatatatattgtgtacagcTTAAAGTCACTCCATGACTTCAAGCAGTTAAGTTGATTATGGTACAACTTACTAAATGAGTTCCTTCCACAGAAAGGTTACTCCAAACACAatgattgcatatgtgtgttcataataaaGTCCCAATTGGATTTTGTTTCATCTCCAAACTACACACGATaaaatatgtaatcatcttaaagacggaatttgagatgaatgatttgggtaaaaccaaattttgcttaagtCTACAACCTAAGC includes:
- the LOC133914336 gene encoding uncharacterized protein LOC133914336; the protein is MSEESRQSACRQTNEQVEALRACDRARYANMTPGQRKARRDHENVRRSLQRNNPSHESRQVLTMEKIEARHACDRAQYANVTPKQKKARRDRENARRALRRNTPILETIAMKNTMDDPVDNPLLVSISVPVEPIKDSDCATLASEGYPMDIHASSKQSQGTMSQEQTQSRHDQQNAHKQARRARDRARYANMTPMQRQVRRDRQNTQRALRSNTPCKESIAMVNLLWQD